TGGGTTGCACATGGTGACACCCATATGGCAGATGACCTGGTGGGACTGGTGGAGATATTCAATGCCATGGAGAAGTTCCTGGGCGGTCCAGGGAACCTAAAGTCACCCTATTGAGAGGCCCAGAGGGACTCGGACAGTCAGAGACTGGGGTTCAACCCCCCTCGAAAGGGTCGCGCCAAGGCCAGGGGGATGCCAGAACCAGTGACCAAAGTGATACCCTGGGAGATCATTTGTTGGAGATGTCAGGCCCCGGGTCATATGGCAACCCAGTGTCCCCTCACCATAGAGCCCATGGACTGTTCTGTGGGCTGGCGCAGTTCGCTCTTCGTGCAGCCAGCTTGCATCTCCATAAAAACCAATGGGAAGGAACCGCAGATGTGTACACGGACGATAAATGGGACTCTTGTCTCACGACTGGTAGACTCAGGGAGCTTGGTCACTCTTATCCTGGCCTCTCTTCCTCATGTGTTGGCCCCTGGGAAAAATCTGGGGGTCACATGTATGCACAGGGACACCAGAGTTTACCCAATGGCCCAGGTTACTCTGCAGACCGGCTGGTATACCCTGACGCACAATCTGGGGGTGGTAAAATGCTTGCTGCATGATTCTATTATTGGTTGTGACTGCCCTCTATTATGGGACCTGTGGGCAAAGACGGCTATGCCAAATAACCAATCTGGTGGGTGGAAGTCCAGAGGTAACCCAGGAGTTTCCCCTCTGACTGTCCTGGTAGGGGACAATGAGGAAGAAGCCACCACAGAGGAAATTGTCCCAAACTTTGAGGTCTCTAGCTGAAATTTTGGCACGGCCCAACTCCAAGACCTTGAAAGGGGCACTAGAGAATGTGGTGGTCCTTAATGGGGTCTCCGAGGAGCCTGGGGCTGACCTTTTATACCGGGTGACCTAGATACGGGACGAAGTGGTGGAGCAGGTACTAGTCCTGGGACCATATAGACGTATGGTTATGGCCCACTcccatgtgttgggtggtcaccTATGGGCAGACAAAACGCTTGAGAGGGTCCTACAGTGGTTTTATTGGCCAGGGTGTTACTAGGACATTAGTAATTTCTGTCAATCTTGCCTGGTTTGCCAGGTCACTTTACCGGTAGCCCACTTCTGTAGGCCTGTGGTCCCATTACCAATCTTTGAAGTCCACTTTGAAAGGATAGCAATGGACCTGGTAGGGCCATTGGTGAAAATCAGCTAAGGGGCATCAGTACATCCTTGTAATTATTGATTACGCTACCCGTTACCCTGAGGCTGTCTCACTACGGAACCCCTCATCCAGAAATATTGCCAGTGAATTATTCTCTGTCTTCTCCTGAAGGGGGATTCCCAAAGAGATTCTTACAGACCAGGGAACCCCGTTTATGTCAAAGGTGATGAGGGAATTTTGTAAAGGCAGATGGCATTGTGGAGCCATTTAAAAAGACCCTAAAGGCCATGCTGATGAAGGTTGTAGAGAAGGATGGGCGGAACTGAGCTGGTCTTCTACCGTACCTGTTGTTCTCCACTAGAGACGTGCCCCAAACCTCCACAGGGTTTTCATTCTTCGAATTACTGTATGGCAGGCACCCCAGGGGGCTCTTGGATGTGACAAAATAAACATGAGAAAGTGAGATCACGCCCTACAAAAGTAGAGTAGAGTGTGTAGCACAGATGCAGGAGAGGATGTCGAGGGTGATGCCAATTGTAAAGGAGCATATGCTCCAGGCATAAGAAGCACAGGCCAGAATCTATATGTCCGCCTATCTGAGACAGTTTTATCTGGGATATCGTATATTAGTGTTAGTCCCCACTGTTGAGAGCAAGTTTCTAGCCAaatggcagggtccctacgagatAGTGGAAAAGATGAGGCAGGTTAACTATAGGGTACACCAGCCAGGTAAGAGGAAGCCCTTTCAGATCTACCATGTCAATTTGATCAAACTCTGGAAGGAGAGAGAGACCCACCTGAGGCTTCTTGCATGATGACTCAACCAGAGTCTACCATTAAAACTAAAAATTTCAGAGACCCTATCCCCCTCTCAAAAACAAGTGTAGAGAACTCCTGTATAGGAATAAGGATCTCTTCAGAGAATCCCCGGACGTACTAATGTGATAGAACATGAGATCCTCACGGATCCCCAAGTGAGAGAACGTGAAACTGTATAGGATCACTGAAGCCTGCCGGAAGGACATTTCCAAGGAGGTCCGGAACATGATAGAGCGAGGGGTGATTGAGAGGTCTAAAAGTGGGTGGTCCAGCCCCATAGTGCTAGTGCCAAACCGCAAATGGAGATTTTGCAATGACTACCGCAAGCTTAATGAGGTTCCACGGTTGATGCTTACACCATGCTCAGGGTAGATGAGCTGGTCAAATTACTAGGCCCGGCGAGGTATATTAGCACCTTAGACACTAAGGgttactggcagatcccactgtcAAAAGAAGCTAAAGGGAAGACTGCTTTCTCTGCGCCTGAAGGGGCATTTCGAATGTCGTTTGGGTTGCAGGACCAAGTTCTAAGCCCCCATAGGGAGTATGCAGCGTGTGTTTCATCTTTAGTCCCGACTGGGAAAGCCATCTGAGAAAAGTTCAGGCCATCCTTAATGCCTTAAAGAAGGCTGGGTTTATGATTAACCTAACAAAATGTGCCCTAGGGATGAAGGAAACCAGATACCTGGACTACACAGTGGGGAGAGGAAAGATTAAACCGCAGCTTACTAAGGTAGAAGCCATTAAGAACTGGCCCCGCCTACTAACCAAGAAGCAGGTCAAGGCATTTATGGGAATTGTGGGATACTATAGGCGGTTCATCCTCAGGTTCACAGAAATAGCGGTTCCCCTGGCCAACCTGACAAAGGGCACAAAGTCAGCCATAGTGAAGTGGAAAGGGCCTTTTGAAGCTTAAACAGGCCCTGTGTAAGCAACCTGTGTTGCTAGCCCCAGACTTCTCCCGTGAGTttgtggtccagactgatgcatctgatgtgGGTCTGGGTGCAGTCATGTCTCAGGTAGTGAATAGAGAAGAGCAGAAAACTGTCCCCAGCAGAAAGGAATTATGCTATCATTGAGAAGGAGTGTCTGGCCATAAAATGGGCGCTAGACTCCCTCAGGTACTATCTGTTGGGAAGGAGGTTCAGGTTAGTGTTGGACCATGCcccacttaggctagtttcacacttgcggcaggacggatccggccggctggtctccctgttggatccgtccttccgctgtttcgccgagccgccgctccgtccccattgactataatggggacgggggctgagctccggcgcagcacggcgaaagccgctggactaaaaagtcggacatgcaggactttttagtccggcggctttcgccgcgcACCGCCGGAGCTCAgctcccgtccccattatagtcaatggggacggagcggcggtccggcgaaacagcggttccgacagggagaccagcctaccgtatccgtcctgccgcaagtgtgaaactagcctaaggtggATGTAAGAGAAGATGGGGAATAATGCCCAAGTTACCCGCTGGTTCCTTGCACTTCAATATTTCTCCTTCTCAGTAGAACACAGGCAAGACAAGATACATGGGAATGCGGATACCCTGTCAAGGGTACACAGTCTGGTGGCTAAAGATACCAAGCCCCTGGCATTGGATGGGGCGGGGTATGTGAGAAGGCATAGGGTGCCATAGTGGATgacagatacgtgtcaccgaggtgcctggccttGGTGAAATAAACCAGTAGTGTTtcgtcagtaaccctaggttactgacacTTGCTATTagtagtttagctgctagctgAAGCTGATCCGGGCCCAGTTTCATTGGAGAAGTCAAAGAGCAGGCTGGAATGACTTCTCCTAcgtatccaggccaggttttgactGGCCTATATAAGCTGGAAAGCCAAGGAGAGCTGGGAGTGTGGTTCCTAGTTGAAGGGTGATAGATTGGGTATAAAGCTGTATGAAGTTGCTTCAGCAGAAAGTCTCTTCCCCCTCAGGTGGTGGAGGAAACCaggaactacagaggactgtgagtcAGGCGAGTTCATATGGACTGCATATTTTagtgtttacatgctgaagtaaGCAATTTTTTGTTGATACTGTTTTTGGACAAAATAAAAAGACTATTATTTAGACTACTTCCGAAGTCGCCACTTGAGCTGATCGCCACAACTGCGATATACTGCAGAACTCTGTACTTTGcttagtggccgtgcttggtattgcagctttgtcCCATTCTCTTGAAGGTAACTGATACACTGCCACAATTATCTGGTCTGTTCAACTGTGACACTTctgtaaataacaaaattatGTCGCTGTCACATATTGACAGCGAGAAAGATCAGAACCTATTACTCTCATCTCTCTCTATCTACAGTCTTCCAGTGACCCCAGGCATATTTGCCTAATGCGATAGGATATGTGCTTGATTGTCTCATACAGGGGTCTATTTGttcctacttaaaggggttttcctggattttaatattaattacctatcctcaggatagattaccaatatcagatcggtgggggttcgacacccagcacccccgcagatcagctggttgaagagaaggccacccTCTGTTcgagcgcagccttcccttcattgtttacctgctttttGTCGACATCGCAACAGTGTGCAGGTGTAGtaacaagccgtcccattcacttcaatgggacggctccttcctattcaagtgtataggaacagACCCCGCCCATCCAATAttaatgacccatcctgaggatagctcatcaatattaaaatccaggaaagcccctttaagaagTGATAAGATGAACAGCTGCACATGTAATTACTCAAAGCCTAACTGTACCATTTATTGACTTGAATGTTTCCATGCTTTTGGATCGTGGATCTTATTGGTCTCTTCAGTTCTGGTGATTATGTGAAGATAATATGTACATCTACACAGGCATAATTGGCAGGTATGAATTCTGCACATCTACAACTTTGAAGGTGCTGTGCATCTAAAGCTCTGATTGGGTCACACTTTTAGCCATAaacatacattttattgcataaaTTTGAATGCTAAATAGTACAAAGGTGGCCATGAGTGTAAAGTTCTGGGTGACAGGTGTCTATGATAGGAAAGTGTAAAAGGGGCTATGTGGCTTTAGTACTATTCGATATTGGAGGTTTGTCAAGTATGCAAATGAACAAAATATAGGAATTTGCTGAAATACATACTACTGTAATACATGCCAATTTCCTCCATCTGGTAACCTAACTCCAGTGGTAAAAATCCCTTTCTATAACCTGATGATAAAATATCATGCTGATgggcattttttaaataaatcatgtttttacgCACTCCTCCTCTCCACTGACCACGCTGTTCACACGTGCAATAGTCAAGATACCTGTACTCAATGGTAGTTATTCTGTGCAGCACAGTAAACCTGCACAAAATACTAAAAGAAAGTAGTAACATAGCGCTTGGTTGTTACATAAGTTTGGTGAACATGAGCTGAAGATATAATGCAGGCAAATGGCTAGCCAAAACTCAGGGACTACCAcatggaaacatagaatgtgtcggcagataagaaccatttggcccatctagtctgcccaatatactaagtactatagatagcccctggccctatcttatatgaaggatggccttatgcctatcccatgcatgcttaaactcctccactgtatttgcagctaccacttctgcaggaaggctattccatgcatccaatactctctcagtaaaggaatacttcctgatattacttttaaacctttgcccctctaatttaaaactatgtcctcttgtagcagtttttcttttaaatattctctcctcttttaccttgttgattccctttatgtatttaaaagtttctatcatatcccctctctctcgtctttcttccaagctgtacatgttaaggtcctttagtcttttctggtaagttttatcctgcaatccatgtactagtttagtagctcttctctgaactctctccaaagtatcaatatccttctggagatctggtctccagtactgagcacaatactccaaatgaggtctcactagtgctttgtagagcggcatgagcacctccctctttctactggtaattcctctacCTATGGAGGTAGACCTCATGCACGTAAGCATGTTACTTCTTCATATATGTTCCAAGTTGTATGGAGCCATAATTCAGCACTGCTAGCAGTATATGAGCCCATATTTTACCTTCATAGGCCTTTGATTTCATATAGGTTATAAAGAATGagacaaaataaaaagtgtgcaatGTTCAGTTGGATGCAGTATTATGGAGGTACTATTCAGCAACCTTCAGTGCACCCGTGTTTTCATACTACAGCACTTTGGGAATCTATTTAGCcctgtttcacacttgtgttgttaattcaggttttgagatccggcagagctCCGCTTTGAAATCCGTTAGGATGCAGATGTGTGAAATTAAAACGGAACAAACCAGATCAGtccctaaatacattgaaagtcaatgggtgacaaaTCATTTTTTTAGGATGCTTAAAAAACTATTCCATCATCATTGACTTACATGTTTTTTAGTGACAGATTCGGTTTGTTCTGTttctatgaccggacacaaaaccacagcttgcagcagttttatgtccggtcacaaaacggaatgtatcctgaacagatttctttccattcagaatgtattaggactAAACGGACATTTTTTGTCCAGTTTTGatactggaaaacaacaacgcaagtgtgaaacagaccTTACTTTGTCCAGGAGGCACAAGGCTTTCTTAAACAGGTCAAATATGTATGTACTTAGCCATTCTCAATAAATTATCATAAGGACGATATTAACAATGCTTCAGAAAATGTTCAAACCATTTACTTATTAAATTAAGACATTAACAAAGAACATAATGATACAaagaagagaggcacttgttccCGTAAAGGTAGAAATGAACAGAGACATGATCGTTCTCTGTGTATACCGGCCATGTCTCTGGCTGCTAACTGGAATTATTTCATCCCATAACAAATATTTGATGAATTTGTAGGAAGGGGAAGTCGGGGATCTGGTTTCCATCTATACATGCCTTTCCCCTTTCTCACAGAGAAATGATAAACTAAACACTATAAGATAATGAATAAATTATCCATGGCAGTATGTGTCATGAACAATCTATCCTGTGAGGTCAACTATGTTGATTTAAATTAGGAACTATACATTATATTACTACAGCACTCTGCAGCAGAACAATACAAGGCACTTCTAGGGCCACAGCTGAGACCTGACATGCGGTCTGGCTGCAGAGGCGTAAGGGCCTCTTCTCACACAGATTTCATCTGGCGTTTTCTTGTTTACTCAAAAACCGAACTAGAAACAGCTTGTGTTTTTTTCCATACTGCATTTGCGTTTCTCTGGAGTTGTTGTGTCATTCTTTTCTAAACTgtgttaaagttttttttctgcaGTTTATTTCTCCTATAGAAATGtctaaatataagaaaaaaaacgcCAAATGCTTCAACATGCAGAAAAAAATGCCAGAGATCCAAAACAAACCCCCCATCTAATTAACACACCATTCGAAAAAAATACGCTTGCAAATTTCCCCACAGACGTTCAGCTAATATCTGGAGCTGGTGTTTCTACCGACAACACACCTAAAACcactggtgcaaaaaaaaaaaatgccactaaaGCCCAATGTGGGAACCCACTAAAAGGCAGTATTTTATCAAGTCATTTGCAGCTACAAAACTGATAAACAAGAGCTGCGTTTTGCTGATtttcttcttattattattaagaaGTTTGCCATACTACCAACTCTGATAAATTACCCACCTTCAAATACTGactggaaaaaaaacataaaaacagacCATGTATAAAACAATGAGGCATAATATTATAAAAAGTTTTGCATTCTATAAACAAGAATATAATAATGACTATCAGATACAGGAATGTACTGTGTGATCGATTGCAGGTCGCAGTCAAAGTTTCATGAGCCAAGAGAACAGACTGTATAATCCATGGGCTTTTTCCCCCCATCATGTCCAAGGCATAGATGTCTGTATTTCTCCAACGGAACAAATATTTAGAAGAAAAGAAGttatcactctgctgtctgttaCTCCCGGAGGCAATAAGTCACAGCTTTCTGCTGGTGCATTATTAAATCCACACAGAAGTCTTTCCATCTCCAGACCGGCTGCTGACACTGCTTTTACATGAGCTTTTCTTGGACCTCTTCTCTTTGGTGGAAGGCGGATTGTTATGGCTACTGTAAGCTTGAATGGCAGTCTCCAGACGTTCCTTGGCGACACGGACTTCCCGTTGAAGGTGTTCTAGTTCAGTAGGAATATTGTCCTCACTGTTCCCGTACTGCTGTTCCTGAGCAATATTGGCCCTGTTCTGTTTATAAGCTATTTTGGCATTTGTAAGTTCTGTATAATGGATCTGTTCTGGTTTCACAGCTATGTTATATCCAGGAGGAGCTGAAGGAGTGTTCCATGAGAACGGATAATTATATGAAGAGGAATCATCCACTTGTTTACTCCTGTTATTAAGTGCATCACGTATTGTTCCAAACCCAAGATGGAGCATCTCCCAAACATTCAGGAGCAGGCACAGACAGCTTACCCCATACATGATTAACAAGAAGATGGTCTTCTCAGTGGGCCGAGAAATGAAGCAGTCCACAGTATGTGGACAGGGTTTCCTGTGGCATTCATATTTTGAAATCACTTCAAACCCATACAAGAAATACTGTCCAGCCAAGAAGCCAACCTCAAAAACAGTCCTAAACAACAACTGAAGTACATAAATTCTTAACAGTCCATCTGCTTTTATTCTCCTTCGTCCATCGTGTTTCATCTTATTGTGGCTCAATTTCCCTCTGTCACTGTCCAGTTCAGTCTCTGGATACATCATGGGGTCCTCTTCATTGTCATCTTCCACCTCTTCCAGAGCGCGATTCTGCTTCCAGCGTAAGGACAAAGCTCTAACCCTTGCCTTCCTGTCATACTGGTTACGCTCCTCCATCTTTGCAATTTTGTGAATAGCATAGCCCAAGTACAAGAGAGGTGGAGTGGCCACCAAAATAATCTGAAACACCCAGAACCGAACATGAGAAAGGGGGGCAAAGGCATCATAGCAAACGTTCTCACAACCTGGCTGTTCAGTGTTACACTGAAACTTAGACTGTTCATCATAGTAAATTGATTCTCCTCCCACCACAGTCAGAACAATGCGGAACACTATAAGGACAGTCAGCCAAATTTTTCCAACAAACGTCGAGTGATTATGAATTTCTTCTAAAAGACGAGTCAAAAAACTCCAGCTCATGTTGCTCGTTCCTCCTAGAATACAAAAGGGGAAAGCTAATAAATTTCAAAATTTACTCATGAAGAAATTACATTTACCACACAGAATAACAACAAGGACATGCATTGTATAGCAGGAATTTCTTTCCAGATGATGGTTTGTCCCTGGATTGCTAAAATGATCATTTGTTCTTAACCCTTAGGATAACAGAggttttttgcattttcatttttcttccctatcttccttgagccatacctTTACTGTTCCGTTCAAATAgcagtatgagggcttattttttgtgggacaagttgtactttctattgtCACCAGTTAAtaaggcatacaatgtagtggaaggcgtgatttttttttcaaatagagtggaattgaaaaaaaaaaaaaaaaaaatggcctgtgcgcttcattctctggatcagtatgattacaacacaACAATGCCATATATGTATAGGTCTACACagtgtaaaaagaaatgtaaactataaattttaatatttttttacatcaccatattatgACCTGAATAACTTTCTTATAATTATATCTACTCTGctatatgggggctcattttttttcgggccaatctgtagttttcattgataccCTTTTGGAATGTAGGTGAATTTgatcacattttttggggtaagagaagcgatgACCATGGtgatggccattttgacccttttttccgttacgccattcgttatatcggaaaaatatttttatattttaatagtagagGCATTTTTGGTCACGATAATGCCCATGATGTTCATATTTTTTGACcgccactttttcctatagtgtacaagcacaaccgcagttgctggattgcagggtggtcataaccatggaaactagcagtgtataatgtgatggaaaaataaataaagctagcagaggaagcaatataggtataatacattagtaagtgccttgcattaactttcgcTACATGATTAAGTTTTGTGTACTTTTTgggttatgtacacctttgtatgttaaaaatatttaataaacagatctgatttaaaaaaataaataaataaattcactacatgataaatgccattttctgaagtgacacaATCTCTTTAAACGTTGGCAGAACCAAATTTGCGCTACTTGCGAACCGTCTAATGTGAATGGGGGGCCTCCAACTCTCCCCTGGTGGCAGTTGTCAGGGAAGGGGGAGATTAGGGTGATGTCTGATTCTTATATTCTTGGTTTACACTCCTCTGGCAGTGCCTTTCTCCTCtctcagaacacatgcatgccaAATACAAGAAATGATGTGGGGGGTTGGGAGGTGCAGCAGTCAGCCAACAGCTAGCTAATGTGTACAGCCAGCCTTAGGCAAGGTGCACGTGCAATAATTTTGAGAATATCCAGTTTGCAATCTGATGACTGCCAACAATTATACTAAAAGTATTTACATGCAGATGTTTGCAATAGGCTGTGAACAATTCCTTTGAACATTGATCAAATTAGGACTTTAAAAGGCATTCATGCTAACAACAAAAAGATTCCAGTTTATCAGACTCCACACAAAATCATCAGTAAATATGGTAATAATGGCAAGAAGTGCACATAGTCTAGTACGTTCTATGCGGACAATGTTCTATGATTATAACTGTCAGCAAGCACCTGGAAATCTCTCCCTTTTATGCTATGACTGGGGCTGCTCACACAAGTAAGTATACATCTACACACCCTATTGGAGAACAGGAGCACCTTGGCTTCTTCTACtctctttttttatattatacacatacaagagcctcatgcacacggccgtgccatttttacggtccgcaaaaaacggaagccgcccatgttgcCGTCCgtaatttgcgtaacggaacgagcgccattaatataaat
The sequence above is a segment of the Bufo gargarizans isolate SCDJY-AF-19 chromosome 6, ASM1485885v1, whole genome shotgun sequence genome. Coding sequences within it:
- the GJC1 gene encoding gap junction gamma-1 protein; this translates as MSWSFLTRLLEEIHNHSTFVGKIWLTVLIVFRIVLTVVGGESIYYDEQSKFQCNTEQPGCENVCYDAFAPLSHVRFWVFQIILVATPPLLYLGYAIHKIAKMEERNQYDRKARVRALSLRWKQNRALEEVEDDNEEDPMMYPETELDSDRGKLSHNKMKHDGRRRIKADGLLRIYVLQLLFRTVFEVGFLAGQYFLYGFEVISKYECHRKPCPHTVDCFISRPTEKTIFLLIMYGVSCLCLLLNVWEMLHLGFGTIRDALNNRSKQVDDSSSYNYPFSWNTPSAPPGYNIAVKPEQIHYTELTNAKIAYKQNRANIAQEQQYGNSEDNIPTELEHLQREVRVAKERLETAIQAYSSHNNPPSTKEKRSKKSSCKSSVSSRSGDGKTSVWI